Proteins encoded by one window of Superficieibacter sp. HKU1:
- a CDS encoding outer membrane usher protein: MDRLSVHFRMKILWQAISCCLLAYCAPTWAEEAMDFDPSFLMGKSATSVDLSRYSEGNATLPGHYTVVVYLNSNRANSIALDFFETDKKHSAIPCISSAMLTQLHIKQPEKLESNDVLLKKETAAQDCLNLQAIIPQSTVRYDNSDQRLDITVPQAALMQTYSNYVDPSLWEDGVNAGLFSYNMNGWHSENQSYDTDSFYLGMMAGFNLGNWHFRSQGNYSWTKNGESDFQYQNRYLQHDIEFLRSQLVVGETYTTGETFDSVNLRGIRIYSEDRMLPPVLASYAPIIRGIANSNAKVTITQNGYKVYETSVPPGPFTIDDITPSSYGADLIVTIEEADGSKRTFSQPFSSVTQMLRPGVGRWDAGVGQVNDDNLHDKPGLAQGTFYYGLTNTFTGYAGLQATDNGYYAGLAGLGMNTSLGAFSLDVTHSSTDIPGDKNYNGQSYRLSWNKYFTPTNTSLNIAAYRYSTKNYLGLNDALTLIDEAKHPDKDDNNQGMANFSRMKNQFSVNINQTLQDGEQSYGSFYLTGTWTDYWATNNTQSDYSLGYSNAFSWASYSIGVQRSYDEDNKKDDSIYLSLTIPLENLFGGERNSSGFRTLNTSANSDLNGNHQMTMSTNGNSENNLWNYSLNAGYNMNKDDKDISSIGTFVGYESPWGTLSGSVSASSDNSRQYSLNTDGGFVLHRNGLTFSNDSFSASDTLGIIDAPGAKGARINYGNSTVNRFGQGITTSLSPYRENTIFLDISKLDNDIELKNTSATTVPKMGAVVTSRFDTDQGRSAIINVVRSDNQPMPFAASVYDTNGNALGVIGQGSQAFVRGINESGDLRVEWLKDGKIQSCRIHYQIPASPKMQGKSVVLNTVPCQMP, from the coding sequence ATGGATCGATTATCAGTACATTTCAGAATGAAAATTCTGTGGCAGGCTATTAGTTGCTGCCTGTTGGCTTATTGTGCGCCAACCTGGGCTGAAGAAGCGATGGATTTTGACCCGTCATTTTTGATGGGAAAAAGCGCAACCAGTGTTGATTTAAGTCGCTATAGTGAAGGTAATGCCACTCTTCCAGGACATTACACCGTTGTCGTTTATCTTAATAGTAATCGGGCAAACAGCATTGCGCTTGATTTTTTTGAAACGGATAAAAAACATAGTGCGATTCCCTGTATATCCAGTGCAATGCTTACTCAACTACATATAAAGCAACCAGAAAAACTTGAGTCGAACGATGTGTTGTTGAAAAAGGAAACGGCGGCCCAGGACTGTCTGAACCTTCAGGCGATAATCCCACAATCGACGGTTCGTTACGATAATAGCGATCAGCGGCTGGATATCACCGTGCCTCAGGCCGCGCTGATGCAAACTTACAGCAACTATGTCGATCCCTCACTATGGGAAGATGGCGTAAATGCCGGACTGTTCTCCTATAACATGAACGGCTGGCATAGTGAAAACCAGAGCTATGATACGGATAGTTTTTACCTTGGTATGATGGCGGGGTTTAATCTGGGTAACTGGCATTTTCGCTCACAAGGGAACTATTCCTGGACAAAAAATGGTGAGAGCGATTTTCAATACCAAAACCGCTATTTACAACATGATATCGAATTCCTGCGTTCGCAACTGGTGGTAGGTGAAACCTATACCACAGGGGAAACGTTTGACTCGGTTAACCTGAGGGGGATTCGTATCTACAGTGAAGACCGTATGCTTCCGCCGGTGCTGGCAAGCTATGCGCCGATAATTCGCGGTATTGCGAATTCGAACGCTAAAGTGACCATCACACAAAATGGCTATAAGGTATATGAAACATCCGTTCCTCCAGGCCCGTTTACGATAGATGATATTACACCTTCCAGCTATGGCGCTGATTTAATAGTCACTATAGAAGAAGCCGATGGCTCAAAACGCACGTTCTCACAGCCTTTTTCTTCTGTCACACAGATGCTCCGTCCCGGGGTAGGCCGCTGGGATGCGGGGGTTGGTCAGGTGAATGATGACAATTTGCATGATAAACCGGGTCTTGCGCAGGGGACTTTTTATTATGGACTGACCAATACCTTTACAGGGTATGCAGGTTTGCAGGCGACGGATAATGGTTATTATGCTGGATTAGCCGGACTTGGCATGAATACGTCTCTGGGCGCATTTTCACTTGATGTCACTCACTCATCGACGGATATTCCGGGTGATAAAAATTACAATGGGCAAAGCTATCGTCTTTCCTGGAATAAATACTTCACACCTACGAATACCTCGCTCAATATTGCGGCATATCGTTACTCAACCAAGAACTATTTAGGGCTGAATGATGCCCTTACGTTGATTGATGAGGCTAAACATCCAGATAAAGATGACAATAATCAAGGGATGGCTAACTTTAGTCGGATGAAGAATCAGTTTAGTGTCAACATAAACCAGACGCTACAAGATGGAGAACAAAGTTATGGTTCATTTTACCTGACAGGTACATGGACTGATTACTGGGCTACTAACAATACCCAAAGTGACTATTCATTAGGGTATAGCAATGCGTTCTCCTGGGCCAGTTATAGTATAGGCGTGCAGCGAAGCTATGATGAAGACAATAAAAAAGATGATTCCATTTATCTGAGCCTGACCATTCCACTAGAAAACCTGTTTGGCGGCGAACGTAATAGCAGTGGTTTCCGTACACTCAATACCAGCGCCAACAGCGATCTGAATGGCAATCATCAAATGACGATGAGCACTAATGGTAATAGTGAGAATAACCTCTGGAACTATAGCCTAAATGCAGGCTACAACATGAACAAAGATGATAAAGATATTTCATCCATTGGTACTTTTGTTGGCTATGAGTCGCCCTGGGGAACGTTATCAGGCTCCGTGTCGGCCAGTAGCGATAACTCACGTCAATACTCGCTGAATACTGATGGTGGCTTTGTTCTACATCGCAACGGTTTAACATTTAGTAATGACAGTTTTAGCGCCTCAGATACGCTTGGCATTATTGATGCGCCCGGAGCGAAGGGGGCCCGTATAAACTATGGTAACAGTACCGTGAATCGTTTTGGCCAGGGAATAACAACTTCGCTATCTCCGTATCGGGAAAACACCATTTTCCTGGATATAAGTAAATTAGATAACGATATCGAACTGAAAAATACCAGCGCAACGACCGTACCTAAAATGGGCGCAGTGGTCACGAGCCGCTTTGATACTGACCAGGGCCGCTCTGCAATAATAAATGTTGTTCGCAGCGATAATCAGCCAATGCCTTTCGCCGCCAGCGTTTATGATACCAATGGCAACGCGTTGGGCGTTATTGGCCAGGGAAGCCAGGCCTTTGTTCGTGGGATTAATGAAAGTGGAGATCTACGAGTGGAATGGCTTAAAGACGGAAAAATCCAAAGTTGTCGTATTCACTATCAAATTCCAGCATCTCCTAAAATGCAGGGCAAATCGGTAGTGTTAAATACCGTACCCTGCCAGATGCCATAA
- a CDS encoding fimbrial chaperone has translation MILKKYSLTALLSVILGGMFSPLTYADIVLSGTRIIYKAGADETTIRMENRGTRPLLVQTWLDTGDDNADPSTISVPFTATPPVSRIEPTRGQTVKIMYSGTTSLPADRESVYWFNALEIPGKAKGEDDKGKNLLQLAFRTRIKLFYRPEGLPGRASEAPAKITWQLRSNNSQVVLHAVNPTPYYVSFSSANVTVNGKKYTVKASMVAPKSDADFAVNGLSQVSKGTLEYRAINDFGGSIAGKSSL, from the coding sequence ATGATACTAAAAAAATATTCATTAACAGCATTGTTATCGGTAATTTTAGGGGGAATGTTTAGCCCTCTAACTTATGCTGACATTGTTCTGTCAGGAACAAGAATTATCTATAAAGCCGGCGCCGATGAAACGACTATTCGTATGGAAAACCGCGGTACCAGGCCACTGTTAGTACAGACATGGTTGGACACCGGTGATGATAATGCCGATCCCAGTACCATATCTGTACCATTTACTGCCACCCCTCCCGTATCACGCATTGAACCTACGCGCGGGCAAACAGTAAAAATCATGTATTCAGGCACCACCAGCCTTCCTGCCGACAGGGAATCTGTGTACTGGTTTAATGCCCTTGAAATCCCAGGTAAAGCTAAGGGAGAAGACGATAAAGGCAAAAATCTGCTTCAACTGGCGTTTCGGACTCGTATTAAGTTGTTTTATCGCCCGGAAGGTTTACCAGGCCGCGCAAGTGAAGCACCAGCAAAGATTACATGGCAACTACGCTCTAATAATAGTCAGGTCGTATTACATGCTGTAAATCCTACCCCCTACTACGTTTCATTCAGTTCAGCGAATGTCACTGTCAATGGGAAAAAATATACTGTTAAAGCCAGTATGGTTGCGCCCAAAAGTGATGCTGATTTCGCCGTTAATGGCCTGAGTCAGGTAAGTAAAGGTACGCTTGAATATCGGGCTATCAATGATTTTGGCGGTTCTATTGCAGGTAAGTCCTCTCTATAA
- a CDS encoding fimbrial protein has protein sequence MNKTLIALSIAASAIVSASSAFAADGGQLDIAGLVSDETCKLLVNDGTARDASIVLKTATVSEVTAAGEVTNAAVGAKAAPFSITVDCSALSDDDISENANLSMGSTFFSNSKGTLNNDSSIATPATGTNIAIHEVSDTGAYTQVLVNNPTDVHTKEFTSKVATYNFMASYVKANSTQAVGSGYVKTNAAYTVSYN, from the coding sequence ATGAACAAAACTCTCATTGCATTATCAATTGCAGCTTCGGCTATCGTATCCGCCTCATCTGCATTTGCTGCTGATGGCGGTCAACTGGATATTGCCGGGTTGGTTTCCGATGAAACCTGTAAACTGCTTGTAAATGATGGCACCGCAAGAGATGCATCAATTGTATTAAAAACAGCAACAGTGTCAGAGGTAACGGCAGCGGGTGAAGTGACGAACGCGGCAGTGGGTGCTAAAGCTGCACCTTTCAGCATCACTGTCGACTGTTCAGCACTGTCAGATGATGACATATCCGAAAACGCAAACCTGTCCATGGGTTCAACGTTCTTTAGCAATAGCAAGGGTACTTTGAATAATGATTCATCCATAGCTACCCCAGCAACAGGTACCAATATCGCTATTCACGAAGTCAGCGATACCGGGGCATATACACAAGTCCTCGTCAACAATCCGACAGACGTTCACACCAAAGAGTTTACAAGCAAGGTCGCTACTTATAACTTTATGGCCTCTTACGTCAAAGCGAATAGCACACAAGCTGTAGGTAGTGGTTATGTGAAAACCAATGCCGCTTACACTGTGTCATATAACTAA
- the cysG gene encoding siroheme synthase CysG, producing MDYLPIFCQVRDRACLLVGGGDVAERKARLLLEAGARLTVNALAFAPQFAVWEKAGVLTLVEGEFAGSLLDECWLAVAATDDAEVNQRVSDAAEARRIFCNVVDAPKQASFIMPSIIDRSPLMVAVSSGGASPVLARLLREKLESLLPQHLGQVAKYAGQLRARVKKQYATVSERRRFWEKLFVHDRLAQSLANQDRLAIDAITGQLLNEPLDHRGEVVLVGAGPGDPGLLTLKGLQQIQQADIVVYDRLVSDEIMNLVRRDADRIFVGKRAGYHCVPQEEINQILLREAQKGKRVVRLKGGDPFIFGRGGEELETLCQANIPFSVVPGITAASGCSAYAGIPLTHRDYAQSVRLITGHLKTDRELDWKNLAAEKQTLVFYMGLSQASNIQENLIKCGMSGDMPVALVENGTAIKQRVVSGVLSQLSSLAQQVESPSLIIVGRVTELRNKLNWFSHH from the coding sequence GTGGACTATTTGCCTATTTTTTGTCAGGTACGCGACCGTGCCTGTCTGCTCGTTGGCGGCGGCGACGTCGCTGAACGGAAAGCTCGACTACTGCTGGAAGCGGGCGCACGGCTTACCGTTAACGCGCTCGCTTTTGCGCCGCAGTTTGCGGTGTGGGAAAAAGCGGGCGTCCTCACCCTGGTGGAAGGCGAATTTGCCGGGTCGTTGCTGGATGAGTGCTGGCTGGCGGTTGCCGCGACCGATGACGCTGAGGTTAACCAGCGGGTCAGCGATGCCGCCGAAGCCCGACGCATTTTCTGTAACGTAGTGGATGCGCCGAAGCAGGCCAGTTTTATTATGCCGTCAATCATCGATCGCTCGCCGCTGATGGTAGCGGTTTCCTCCGGCGGCGCCTCGCCGGTGCTGGCGCGTCTGCTGCGCGAGAAGCTGGAATCGCTATTACCACAGCATCTGGGTCAGGTAGCGAAATACGCCGGACAGTTGCGTGCGCGGGTGAAAAAACAGTACGCCACCGTGAGCGAACGCCGTCGCTTCTGGGAAAAGCTGTTTGTGCACGATCGGCTGGCGCAGTCGCTGGCGAATCAGGATCGGCTGGCGATTGACGCCATTACCGGGCAACTGCTGAACGAACCGCTGGATCATCGCGGTGAAGTGGTACTGGTGGGCGCGGGTCCCGGCGATCCGGGGCTATTAACGCTGAAAGGATTACAACAGATCCAACAGGCAGATATCGTCGTCTATGACAGGCTGGTGTCTGACGAGATCATGAATCTGGTGCGCCGCGATGCCGACCGGATCTTCGTCGGTAAGCGTGCAGGCTACCACTGCGTGCCGCAGGAGGAAATTAACCAGATCCTGCTGCGTGAGGCGCAAAAAGGCAAACGCGTGGTGCGTCTCAAAGGCGGCGATCCGTTTATTTTCGGACGCGGTGGCGAAGAGCTGGAAACGCTGTGCCAGGCGAATATTCCCTTCTCCGTAGTACCAGGCATTACCGCCGCTTCCGGTTGCTCAGCCTATGCGGGTATCCCGCTGACCCATCGCGATTATGCGCAAAGCGTGCGGCTGATCACCGGACATCTGAAAACTGACCGTGAGCTGGACTGGAAAAACCTGGCGGCAGAAAAGCAGACGCTGGTCTTTTATATGGGTCTCAGTCAGGCATCGAATATCCAGGAAAACCTTATAAAATGCGGTATGTCTGGCGATATGCCAGTAGCGCTGGTCGAGAATGGCACCGCCATTAAACAGCGCGTGGTCAGCGGCGTACTCTCGCAATTAAGCTCGCTGGCGCAACAGGTTGAAAGCCCTTCACTGATTATTGTTGGCCGGGTCACGGAGCTGCGCAATAAGCTTAACTGGTTCTCACATCATTGA
- the nirD gene encoding nitrite reductase small subunit NirD, translating to MSQWHTICKLDDIIPATGVCALAGSEQVAIFRPRADDQVFAISNIDPFFNASVLSRGLIAEHQQELWVASPLKKQRFRLRDGLCLEDESYSVKHFDTRVKEGAVQIRL from the coding sequence ATGAGCCAGTGGCACACTATCTGCAAACTCGATGACATCATCCCGGCAACCGGCGTCTGCGCATTAGCCGGATCGGAGCAGGTGGCGATTTTTCGTCCACGTGCCGACGACCAGGTGTTTGCCATCAGCAATATCGACCCGTTCTTTAACGCCAGCGTGCTGTCACGCGGTCTGATTGCCGAACATCAGCAGGAGCTGTGGGTGGCAAGTCCGCTGAAAAAACAGCGCTTTCGTCTGCGCGACGGGCTGTGCCTGGAAGATGAAAGCTATTCGGTAAAACATTTCGATACGCGCGTAAAAGAAGGCGCGGTTCAGATTCGGCTGTAA
- the nirB gene encoding nitrite reductase large subunit NirB: MSKVRLAIIGNGMVGHRFVEDLLDKAPADQFDITVFCEEPRIAYDRVHLSSYFSHHTAEELSLVREGFYEKHGIKVLIGERAITINRQEKVIHSSAGRTVFYDKLIMATGSYPWVPPIKGSETQDCFVYRTIEDLNAIEACARRSKRGAVVGGGLLGLEAAGALKNLGVETHVIEFAPMLMAEQLDQMGGEQLRRKIESMGVRVHTSKNTKEIVQEGVEARKTMRFADGSDLEVDFIVFSTGIRPRDKLATQCGLAVAQRGGIIINDTCQTSDPDIYAIGECASWTNRVYGLVAPGYKMAQVAVDHILGTPNIFEGADLSAKLKLLGVDVGGIGDAHGRTPGARSYVYLDESKEVYKRLIVSPDNKTLLGAVLVGDTSDFGNLLQLVLNAIELPENPDALILPAHAAGGKPSIGVDKLPDSAQICSCFDVTKGMLISAINKGCHTVAALKAETKAGTGCGGCIPLVTQVLNAELAKQGIEVNHNLCEHFAFSRQELYHLIRVEGIKSFDELLKKYGKGYGCEVCKPTVGSLLASCWNDYILQPEHTSLQDTNDNFLANIQKDGTYSVIPRSAGGEITPEGLMEVGRIAREFNLYTKITGSQRIGLFGAQKDDLPEIWRQLIDAGFETGHAYAKALRMAKTCVGSTWCRYGVGDSVGFGVELENRYKGIRTPHKMKFGVSGCTRECAEAQGKDVGIIATEKGWNLYVCGNGGMKPRHADLLAADLDRDTLLHYLDRFMMFYIRTADKLTRTASWLESLEGGIDYVRSVIIDDKLGINMQLEAEMARLRDAVICEWTETVNTPAAQVRFKHFINSDQRDPNVQVVPERAQHRPATPYERIPVTLVEETA; encoded by the coding sequence ATGAGCAAAGTCAGACTCGCAATTATCGGTAACGGCATGGTCGGCCATCGCTTTGTTGAGGATCTTCTTGATAAAGCCCCGGCAGACCAGTTCGACATTACCGTGTTCTGTGAAGAACCCCGCATCGCCTACGACCGCGTCCACCTGTCATCTTATTTTTCACATCATACCGCTGAAGAACTTTCGCTGGTACGCGAAGGCTTTTATGAAAAACATGGCATCAAGGTGCTGATTGGCGAACGTGCGATCACCATCAACCGCCAGGAGAAAGTCATTCACTCCAGCGCCGGGCGTACCGTCTTTTATGACAAGCTGATTATGGCGACCGGCTCCTATCCGTGGGTCCCGCCGATTAAAGGCTCTGAGACCCAAGACTGCTTTGTTTACCGCACTATTGAAGACCTCAATGCAATTGAAGCCTGCGCCCGCCGCAGCAAACGCGGCGCGGTGGTTGGCGGCGGCCTGCTCGGTCTGGAAGCCGCGGGCGCGCTGAAAAACCTCGGCGTGGAAACCCACGTGATTGAATTCGCCCCGATGCTGATGGCGGAACAGCTGGATCAAATGGGCGGCGAGCAGCTGCGCCGTAAAATCGAAAGCATGGGCGTGCGCGTTCATACCAGCAAAAACACCAAAGAGATCGTCCAGGAAGGCGTTGAAGCGCGCAAAACCATGCGCTTCGCCGACGGCAGCGATCTGGAAGTCGATTTCATCGTTTTCTCAACCGGTATCCGTCCGCGCGACAAATTAGCCACCCAGTGTGGTCTGGCCGTCGCACAGCGCGGCGGGATTATCATTAACGATACCTGCCAGACCTCTGACCCGGATATTTACGCGATTGGCGAATGCGCCAGCTGGACCAACCGGGTTTACGGTCTGGTCGCCCCGGGTTACAAAATGGCCCAGGTGGCGGTTGATCATATCCTCGGCACGCCGAACATCTTTGAAGGTGCCGACCTCAGCGCCAAGCTGAAACTGCTGGGCGTGGACGTGGGCGGTATCGGCGACGCGCATGGCCGCACGCCGGGCGCACGCAGCTACGTTTACCTGGATGAGAGCAAAGAAGTCTACAAACGCCTCATCGTTAGCCCGGATAACAAAACGTTGCTCGGCGCGGTGCTGGTCGGCGATACCAGCGATTTCGGTAACCTGCTGCAACTGGTGCTGAACGCCATCGAGCTGCCGGAAAATCCGGATGCGCTGATCCTTCCAGCCCACGCGGCTGGCGGCAAACCGTCTATCGGCGTTGATAAACTGCCGGATAGCGCGCAAATCTGCTCCTGCTTCGACGTTACCAAAGGCATGCTGATTTCGGCCATCAATAAAGGCTGCCATACCGTTGCCGCGCTGAAAGCGGAAACCAAAGCCGGTACCGGCTGCGGCGGCTGTATTCCACTGGTCACGCAGGTGCTGAATGCTGAACTGGCGAAACAGGGTATCGAAGTCAACCATAACCTGTGCGAACACTTTGCCTTCTCCCGCCAGGAGCTGTACCACCTGATCCGCGTTGAAGGGATCAAATCCTTCGACGAACTGCTGAAAAAATACGGCAAAGGCTACGGCTGCGAAGTCTGTAAACCGACCGTTGGCTCGCTGCTGGCCTCATGCTGGAACGACTATATTTTGCAACCGGAGCACACGTCATTACAGGATACCAACGATAACTTCCTCGCTAACATCCAGAAAGACGGGACCTACTCGGTGATCCCGCGCTCTGCCGGCGGCGAAATCACGCCGGAAGGGCTGATGGAAGTGGGCCGTATCGCCCGCGAATTTAACCTGTACACCAAAATTACCGGCTCCCAGCGTATCGGCCTGTTTGGCGCACAGAAAGACGACCTGCCGGAAATCTGGCGTCAGCTGATTGATGCAGGTTTCGAAACCGGTCACGCCTATGCCAAAGCCCTGCGCATGGCGAAAACCTGCGTTGGCAGCACCTGGTGCCGTTACGGCGTCGGCGACAGCGTCGGCTTCGGCGTCGAGCTGGAAAATCGCTACAAAGGCATTCGTACCCCGCACAAAATGAAATTCGGCGTTTCCGGCTGTACTCGCGAATGTGCGGAAGCCCAGGGTAAAGACGTGGGTATCATCGCCACCGAAAAAGGCTGGAACCTCTATGTGTGCGGTAACGGCGGGATGAAACCGCGCCATGCGGACCTGCTGGCGGCGGATCTCGATCGCGACACGCTGCTGCACTATCTCGACCGTTTTATGATGTTCTACATTCGCACCGCCGACAAGCTGACCCGCACGGCCTCCTGGCTGGAAAGCCTGGAAGGCGGCATCGACTACGTGCGCAGCGTCATCATCGACGACAAACTTGGCATTAATATGCAGCTTGAAGCGGAGATGGCCCGTCTGCGTGACGCGGTGATTTGCGAATGGACCGAGACGGTGAATACGCCGGCGGCGCAGGTTCGTTTCAAACACTTTATCAACAGCGACCAGCGCGACCCGAACGTTCAGGTTGTCCCGGAACGCGCACAGCATCGCCCGGCTACGCCGTATGAACGTATCCCGGTCACTCTGGTGGAGGAAACCGCATGA
- the tsgA gene encoding MFS transporter TsgA — MTNSNRIKLTWISFFSYALTGALVIVTGVVMGDIANYFHLPVSSMSNTFTFLNAGILISIFLNAWLMEIVPLKTQLRFGFILMVLAVAGLMLSHSLALFSAAMFVLGLVSGITMSIGTFLVTQMYEGRQRGSRLLFTDSFFSMAGMIFPMVAAYLLARSIEWYWVYACIGLVYVAIFILTFGCEFPALGKHAPKESQPVTREKWGIGVLFLSIAALCYILGQLGFISWVPEYAKALGMNLNDGSKLVSDFWMSYMVGMWVFSFVLRFFDLQRILTVLAGVATVLMYFFIKAQPEHMPWFILTLGFFSSAIYTTIITLGSQQTKLPSPKLVNFILTCGTIGTMLTFIVTGPIVAHSGPQAALLTANGLYAVVFVMCLALGFVTRHRQHSVATSH; from the coding sequence ATGACTAACAGCAACAGAATCAAGCTCACATGGATCAGCTTTTTCTCCTATGCACTTACCGGTGCACTGGTGATCGTCACCGGAGTGGTGATGGGCGATATCGCTAACTATTTTCACCTGCCCGTTTCCAGCATGAGTAATACTTTTACTTTTCTGAACGCAGGGATCCTGATTTCAATCTTCCTGAATGCCTGGCTGATGGAAATCGTGCCATTGAAAACGCAGCTGCGCTTTGGCTTCATACTGATGGTGCTGGCGGTTGCCGGGCTGATGCTCAGCCATAGTCTCGCCCTCTTCTCCGCTGCCATGTTTGTGCTGGGGCTGGTGAGCGGGATTACCATGTCAATTGGTACTTTCCTCGTTACGCAGATGTATGAAGGCCGCCAGCGCGGTTCACGCCTGCTGTTTACCGACTCCTTCTTCAGCATGGCGGGAATGATTTTTCCGATGGTCGCCGCTTACCTGCTGGCGCGTAGCATCGAGTGGTACTGGGTGTATGCCTGCATCGGCCTGGTGTACGTGGCGATTTTCATTCTGACCTTCGGCTGTGAATTCCCGGCACTGGGTAAACATGCGCCGAAAGAAAGCCAGCCGGTTACGCGGGAAAAATGGGGCATCGGCGTTCTGTTTTTGTCCATCGCGGCGCTGTGCTACATCCTCGGCCAGTTAGGTTTCATCTCCTGGGTGCCGGAATATGCGAAAGCCCTCGGAATGAACCTCAACGATGGCAGTAAGCTGGTCAGCGATTTCTGGATGTCATACATGGTTGGGATGTGGGTATTCAGTTTTGTTCTGCGCTTCTTTGATCTGCAACGCATTCTGACCGTTCTGGCCGGGGTGGCGACGGTACTGATGTATTTCTTCATCAAGGCCCAGCCAGAGCATATGCCGTGGTTTATTCTGACGCTTGGTTTCTTCTCCAGCGCCATCTATACCACCATCATTACCCTCGGATCGCAGCAAACTAAATTGCCGTCGCCGAAGCTGGTTAACTTTATTCTGACCTGCGGGACCATCGGCACCATGCTGACCTTTATTGTGACCGGCCCTATCGTAGCCCATAGCGGTCCACAGGCAGCGCTTTTGACCGCAAACGGCCTGTATGCGGTGGTATTCGTCATGTGTCTGGCGCTGGGTTTTGTCACTCGTCATCGTCAGCATAGCGTGGCGACTTCGCACTAA
- the ppiA gene encoding peptidylprolyl isomerase A, with amino-acid sequence MLKTTLAAVVTVFTLSALSSAALAAKGDPHVLLTTSAGNIELELDSQKAPVSVKNFLDYVNSGFYNNTTFHRVIPGFMVQGGGFNEQMQQKQPNPPIKNEADNGLRNTRGTVAMARTADKDSATSQFFINVADNAFLDHGQRDFGYAVFAKVVKGMDVADKISQAPSHDVGPYQNVPTKPIVILSAKVLP; translated from the coding sequence ATGCTCAAAACCACTCTGGCTGCGGTTGTTACCGTTTTCACACTCTCAGCACTTTCTTCGGCAGCCCTCGCTGCAAAAGGCGACCCGCACGTCCTGTTAACCACCTCGGCGGGCAATATTGAGCTGGAGCTGGATAGCCAGAAAGCGCCAGTATCGGTCAAAAACTTTCTCGATTATGTTAACAGCGGCTTTTATAACAACACCACTTTTCACCGTGTGATCCCGGGCTTTATGGTGCAGGGCGGCGGTTTTAATGAGCAAATGCAGCAGAAGCAGCCGAATCCGCCGATTAAAAACGAAGCGGACAACGGCTTACGTAATACCCGCGGCACCGTTGCGATGGCGCGTACTGCCGACAAAGACAGCGCCACCAGCCAGTTTTTCATCAACGTTGCGGATAACGCCTTCCTCGATCATGGTCAGCGCGACTTCGGTTACGCCGTTTTTGCTAAAGTCGTGAAGGGCATGGACGTTGCCGATAAAATTTCCCAGGCTCCGTCGCACGATGTGGGTCCTTATCAGAACGTACCGACAAAACCGATTGTGATCCTGTCGGCGAAAGTACTGCCGTAA
- a CDS encoding YhfG family protein: protein MKKLTDKQKTRLWEQRRNENFQASRRLEGVDIPLQSLTAEDALARLEELRRHYER from the coding sequence ATGAAAAAGCTCACTGACAAACAAAAAACCCGTCTCTGGGAACAACGGCGTAATGAAAATTTTCAGGCCAGCCGCCGTCTTGAAGGCGTTGATATTCCTTTGCAGTCGCTGACGGCGGAGGATGCGCTGGCGCGTCTTGAGGAACTCAGGAGGCACTATGAGCGATAA
- a CDS encoding putative adenosine monophosphate-protein transferase Fic has protein sequence MSDKYGDGRDPYLYPGINVLRNRLGIRQDKRLEQAAYDLTALRAATIELGPQVRGLPHLCAIHRHLYQDVFDWAGHLREIDIYKDDTRFCNFQYIENEGNALMQALEEEEYLAGLEKSEFIARLAHYYCEINVLHPFRLGNGLAQRIFFEQLAIHAGYVLDWRDIDVEAWRQANQSGAMGDLAPLEAIFADVVSEAGESA, from the coding sequence ATGAGCGATAAATATGGCGACGGGCGCGACCCTTATCTTTATCCCGGTATAAACGTGCTGCGCAACCGGCTCGGCATTCGTCAGGATAAACGGCTGGAACAGGCAGCGTACGACTTGACCGCATTGCGGGCGGCCACCATTGAGCTGGGGCCGCAGGTTAGAGGATTGCCGCATCTGTGCGCCATTCATCGTCACCTCTATCAGGATGTTTTCGACTGGGCCGGGCACCTACGGGAAATCGACATTTACAAGGACGACACGCGTTTTTGTAATTTTCAGTATATCGAAAACGAAGGCAATGCCCTGATGCAGGCGCTGGAAGAGGAAGAGTATCTGGCGGGGCTGGAGAAAAGCGAATTTATCGCCCGTCTGGCGCACTACTACTGCGAGATTAACGTCCTGCATCCTTTCCGCCTTGGTAACGGTCTGGCGCAGCGTATCTTCTTCGAACAACTGGCGATCCACGCCGGATACGTGCTCGACTGGCGCGATATTGACGTTGAAGCCTGGCGGCAGGCTAACCAGAGCGGTGCCATGGGCGATCTCGCGCCGCTGGAAGCGATTTTCGCCGACGTGGTGAGCGAGGCGGGTGAATCGGCATAA